One region of Wyeomyia smithii strain HCP4-BCI-WySm-NY-G18 chromosome 3, ASM2978416v1, whole genome shotgun sequence genomic DNA includes:
- the LOC129726903 gene encoding uncharacterized protein LOC129726903, with amino-acid sequence MMAAIVDPRKRSREEDGNEFMPLSKRINNLHLNNSQVVGGFPGEHPAGLHMPLLEGHPQMTPFVHCSSNSGSSGSTCHSIPSGGSSPSGTRSSHGQEPLTVNGEILGEYCPDLSEHENPHYFNRNKELYELYVERMRRMQ; translated from the exons ATGATGGCAGCAATCGTGGATCCACG CAAACGCTCCCGCGAGGAAGACGGAAACGAGTTTATGCCTCTGTCCAAACGAATCAATAATCTCCACTTGAACAATAGTCAGGTCGTGGGAGGATTTCCTGGGGAACATCCAGCTGGACTGCACATGCCACTGCTGGAAGGGCATCCTCAAATGACACCCTTTGTGCACTGCAGCTCCAATAGCGGCAGTTCCGGAAGTACCTGTCATTCCATCCCTTCTGGGGGAAGTTCGCCCAGCGGTACCAGATCGTCCCACGGTCAGGAACCGTTGACGGTGAATGGCGAAATACTGGGCGAGTACTGTCCGGACCTTAGCGAGCACGAGAATCCACACTACTTCAATCGGAACAAGGAACTGTACGAGCTGTACGTTGAGCGAATGCGGAGAATGCAGTGA